The genomic interval GCTGCCCACGTAGGCCCACGGGTCGGTCTCGGCGTCGAAGCTGGTCTCTTCGTCGTGGAACACGGAGATGAGCGCCTGCCCGTCGTGCAGGTAAGAGAACATGGCGCCGTAGCGCCCGTCAGCGACCTCGCCGTAGTCCAGCGTCCAGTCCGCGTCGAAGACCTCCTCGTCGGGCGCGATGCGCAGAACGCACGGCGTGGGGGCGTCCGCCAAGATGGCCCTGGCCACCGGCCAGACCCAGTTGCTGAAGTAGATGTTGCCGGCCTCGTCGCTGGACACGAGGTTGCCGGGCACGGGGCAGCGCGTCTCGGGCACCAGGTCCACGAGGGTGTCAGTGTCGAGGTCGTACACGGCGAGCAGGTAGTCGCTGGAGTACGTGGCGGTGTTGTAGTCGGCCCAGCTCACGCTGCGGAAGAGTCGGTTGCCGCGGATGGCCGCGGGCGAGCTCTCGAACGACCAGCCCTCGCGGAAGAACTCGTCGGGCGGCGGGATGTCCCCCGTGGTGGCCATCGTGGTGGGGTTCCAGAGGATGGTGGTGCCGTCGTCGAAGTTCATCAGGTAGGCCTTGGTGGCGCTGATGAAGCTGACGTTCCACGAGTCGAACTGGCCGCGTGTGAGGCCGTAGTTGGCGAAGCTGAGCTGGGGTCCGTCCGCCACGAGCTCGCCTTCGTCGGACACGACGTAGCGCGTGACGGTGGGCGCGTCGGCGTCGCCCACGAAGAGCCAGTCGCCGTAGGCCTGGATGAACGCTCGGCCGGTGCCGAACTCGCGTGACTCCGCGGGGTCCACGCGCTCGAGGTCCAGGTCGGAGATCAAGCTGAGGTAGCTGTTGGAGCCCGAGTCGTCGTAGACCTCGTACATGATGGCGTAGAGGGGCGCGTCGGGGTCGAAGGTGCGCGGGCCATCGCTGCCGCCGCTGCAGCCGAGGGCTGTGGCGAAGGCGAGCGCAAGCGTCAACGCCGAGGCTGGATGGTGCATGCGGCGGCAGGTGCGGAGCTGGCGCGAGGGGCCGGCCGACGGGGGCGGCGGAGAAACGCGGAAGGGATGCATGGGCGGGGTCTCTCTTGGCGAGGGGAGAGCCCGGCGTGCGTGCGCGTGGCGCCGGGCAAGATGCCCGGGTATGACTTAATGATAATGCAAGTCAAAATCAATTTAGACGCGTGCGCACGATGAAGAGCCCCAAGCCCACCTCGGTGCGGCCAAAAACACGTGAATTCGTGGGTTCTGTTCCGCGGCGAGATTGAACTTGCATATGAAAGTCAATTTCACCATCTTGCAGGACGCGGAGCATCGAGCCCCCGCGTCGCTCCCGTTGGCCCCCACCAGCGGTGCCCCCGGACACCCCATGCATCCCCCCCGCACATCACGCGTCATGGCCGCGCTGACCGTTGGGCTCAGTCTGCTGAGCCCACGCGCGCCGGCCCCCGCCTTGGCGCAAGGGACGCCGTCGCAAGCTGCGCCCGAGGCAGCACCCGAGACGACCGAGGAGGCGCCGGCGCCCGCCCCGGACGAGCAGGCTCCTGCCGCCGCACCCGAGCCTGCCGTCGTCCCCCCGCGGCTGATCCAGTTCGTCGAGGCAGACTACCCACCCGAGGCTCTCGCGGCAGGCGTCGCGGGACGTGTGGTGCTGCGCCTGACCATCGACGCCGAGGGTACCGTGACCGAGGCCGAGATCATGGTGCCCATGGGTCACGGGCTGTCCGAGGCCGCGCAGGCCGCGGCGCTGCGCTTCCGCTTCGAGCCCGCGCGCCAGCACGGCGTCACCGTCGCGTCGCGCATCTTGTACGCGTACGAGTTCACCCTGCCCGCCGCGCCCGAGGTGGGCGACGTGCGAGGCCAGGTGCAGCTGCCTGGCACGGCGGCGCAGGCCGCGGTGGGCGTGTCGGTGACGCTCAGGACGGCCGAAGGTCATGCGTACCACACGCGGACGGACACCGAGGGCGCGTTCCGCTTCGACGCGCTGCCGGTGGGCGAGTACCAGCTCGAGGCACACGGTGACGGGCTGGGCCACGCCGAGCTGAGTGTGTTCGTGGCCGCGGGCGAGCCCGCTACGCCGTCGCTCCGGCTGCTGCGCGACGAGCACGAGGCGCCCATCGAGGTCACGGTGCGCGGCGCGTCCGAAGCGCAGCGCATGCGTGAGTCCGCCCAGGCGGTACACGTGATCGAGACGGAGCAGGCCCAGCAGCAGACCGCCGACCTGGGCGAGGTGCTGGCGCGCAGCCAGGGCATCGGCGTGCGGCGCGGTGGTGGGCTCGGGTCCGGCACGCGCTTCTCGCTCAACGGGCTGACCGACGACCAGATCCGCTTCTTCGTGGACGGCGTCCCGCTGGAGTTCGCGGGGTATCCGTTCGGGATCTCCAACATCCCAGTGAACCTGGTGGAGCGCGTGGAGGTCTACCGGGGCGTGGTGCCCATCCGCTTCGGGGCCGACGCGCTGGGCGGGGCGGTCAACCTGGTGAGTCAGACCGAGGTCGAGGGCAGCCACGTGGCCGCGTCGTATCAGGCGGGCTCGTTCGGGACGCACCGGCTCTCGCTGGGCGGGCACCACCTGCACGCGCCGAGCGGCTTCTTCACGCGGGTGGGCGCGTTCCTGGACTACGCGGAGAACGACTACCCCGTCGACGTGGCGGTGCCCGACAGCAGCGGGCGGCCCATCCCCGCCCGCGCGCACCGCTTCCACGACGGCTACCGCGCGCGCGGTGCGAACCTCGAGCTGGGCTTCGTGGACCGCCCCTGGGCGGACCGGCTGCTGCTGCGTGCGTTCGTCACCGACTACGACAAGGAGCTGCAGAACAACGTGGTGATGACGGTGCCGTACGGGGACGTGACCTACGGCGAGGTGACCACGGGCGCGAGCCTGCGGTTCGAGCATCGCCTGAGCGAGCGGGTCTCGCTCGACGCCGTCGCGGGCTACGCCTACACGAGCGCCACGTTCGTGGACGTGGGCACGTGCGTCTACAACTGGTTTGGGCAGTGTGTGCGCGAGCGGCGCCAGGCCGGCGAGATCGAGACTCCCGGGCGAGACCAGCGGCGCTGGGAGCACAACGCGTTCGCGCGCGCGAACGTCCAGTATCGGCCGCGCCTGGGGCACACGCTGCGCCTGTCGCTCTCGCCCACCTACGCCACCCGCACGGGGCACGATCGACAGCAGACCAACCCGGACGCGCGCGATCCCCTGACCGCCGAGCGCCGTCTGACCACGCTGGTGACCGGCCTCGAGTACGAAGCGGACCTCTTGGACGAGCGCTTCGAGGGCGTGCTGTTCGTGAAGGACTACGTGCAGCGCACGCGCTCGGAGGAGGCCATCCCCGGGGGCACGTTCCGTCGCTACGACCGCGACACGCACCGCGTGGGCTTCGGCAGCGCGCTGCGCTACCGCTTCGCCGAGTGGCTGTACGCGAAGGGCTCGTACGAGTGGGCCACACGCCTGCCGCGCCCCGACGAGATCTTTGGCGACGGCGTGCTGGTCATCGCGAACCTCGAGCTGCGCCCCGAGCAGAGCCACAACGTGAACCTGGGCCTCACGCTGAACGTGGAAGAGAGCCCCGCGGGGGCCTTCCGCGCAGACGTGAACCTCTTCCTGCGACGGGCCTCGGAGCTGATCGTGCTGCTCGGCAACGACCGCACGTTCAGCTACGAGAACGTGTTCGGCGCGCGCTCGATGGGCGTGGAGGCCTCGGCCGGCTGGACCTCGCCGGGCGAGTACGTCGTGCTGGACGGGAACGTGACCTACGTCGACATGCGCAACACCTCGCGCAACGGCACGTTCGGAGACTTCGCGGGCGACCGCATCCCCAACCGCCCCTACCTGTTCGCCAACGGCACGGCGCGCCTGCAGGTACGCGGGGTGGCGGCCCCCAACGACGAGCTCGCGCTGACTTGGAGCACCCGCTACGTGCACGCGTTTTTTCGAGGTTGGGAGAGCGTGGGGCTGCGCGACTTCAAGCAGGTCATCGAGGCGCAAGTGCTGCACTCGCTGGGGCTCGTCTACGTGGTGCGCGGCGACGTGGCGACGGTGTCCTTCACGGGCGAGGTGCAGAACCTGACCGACGCCCCGGCGTTCGACTTCTTCGGCGTGCAGCGTCCGGGGCGCGCCTTCTACTTCAAGACCACGGCCGAGTTCTGACCGGCGCGTACGCAGCGCGCCACGGCGCGCAGGAGCCACTCCCATGAGCACTGTCGAGACCATCAAAGAATTCTTCGTCCACTCGGGGGCCGAGTGGGTGCTGTGGCTGCTGTTCGCGCTCTCGTGCCTGAGCCTGGGCGTGGCGCTGGAGCGGTTCATCCTGTTCCGGCAGAAGAGCGACGATCTGCGCGGGCTGGTGGGCACGCTCGACGCGCACCTGCGGGCGGGCGCGCACCAGGCGGCGCTGGCCGAGCTGAACGCGTCGCGCTCGGTCGGCGCGTCCGTCGCGGCGGCGGGTCTGCGACTCGCCAGTCGAGGCGCGCGCGCGGCCGAGAAGGGCATGGAGAGCGCGCTGGCGATCGAGCGCAAGGGGCTCGAGGCACGGCTCTCGTTCCTGGGCACGCTGGGCAACAACGCGCCCTTCATTGGGCTTTTCGGGACGGTCATTGGCGTCATCCTGGCGTTCGAGGCGCTGGGGCAAGCCGGCGCGGTGAGCGGCACGGCAGACAGCCAGGTCGCGTCGGCGGCCGTAATGAGCGCCATCGCCGAGGCGCTCGTCGCGACCGCCGTCGGTATCGCGGTGGCGCTGCCGGCCGTGGCCTTCAACAACTACTTCCACCAGCGCCTGACGGCCATGCTCACCGACGCCGAGGCCCTCGCCTGCTTGGTGGTGGCCTACCTCGAAGACGCGGCGGCGCAGGGCGCAGCCCCCGAAGGAGCCGAGTAGCCATGGCTGGGATGGGACCGTCGCGCGGCGGCTCGATCGAGGGCATCAACGTGACGCCGCTGGTGGACATCGTCTTGGTGCTGCTGATCATCTTCATCGTCACCGCCAAGTTCGTGGTGACACCCGCGGTGCCGCTGGACCTGCCGCAGGCGTCGCAGAGCGAGGAGGTGCAGACCGTGCTGGCCGTGACACTCACGGCCGACGGGGCCGTGTCGGTGGACGGGCAAGCCCTGGACGACGCGGGGCTCGCCGCACGGGCCCGTGCCGCGCTGGCAGAGGATGGCGCGGTGCGCGCGGTGATCCACGCCGATGGCGACGCGCGTCACCGGCGTGTGGTCGCGGTGCTGGACACGCTCAAGGCCAACGGGGTGACCCGCGTGGCGTTCGCGACCGTGCGACCTGCGGCGGACGAGCACGCGTCGGTGCGCCCGCCGGAAGGCGCCCCATCGACGGGAAGCCCGGAGAGCGAGGAGAGGGCCGCCACGGATGCGCGTGTTGGGGAAGACGCACCGTGAGCGCTGAGACCGCGCAACGGCACGTGTCGCGAGATGGCGGCGAGCCAGCAGACCGCGCGGACGATGCCGGGGCGACGGTCGGCGCACGCCAGGCCACGCGTCGCGCCACCGTCGCGCTGGGATCGGTCGGCGCACGCCGGGCCCCGCGTCGCGCCACCGTCGCGCTGGGATCGGTCGGCGCCACGGTGGCTCCGGGATCTGTCGGCCCCACGGTGGCTCCGGGATCGGTCGGCGCCGCGGTGGTGCCAGCGTGGGCGGCGAGCGACGAGCCTCCCGCGCGTGCACGGCGAACGCACGCCGTGACCCCGGGTGGCATCGCGTGGGAGCTCCCCGACCTGCGCGGCGCTGGCCGTGCGAGCGCGTTGCGCGGCGCCGGCGCGCTGTGCCTCATGGCGGCGTACGCGAGCGCCTTGAGCGTCCTGCCCCGGAGTCGCGCGGAACCGCCGGCGACGCTCTCCGCACCGCTGGTGATGACGGAGCAGGAGATCGACCTGGCGCCTGCTCCCCTCGAGCCCGAGCCCGAGCCCCCGCCCCCGCACGAGCCCGAGTCGGCCCCCGAGCCCTCACCGGTAGCCGCGCCCACCGCGCGCGCTGCGGCCGCACCGGCCCCCAGCGCCTCTGCCCCCAGCGAGCCCAGCGGCAACCCGCCACCGCCCGCCCAGGCCGCGTCCGTGGTGGCCGCCGAGGCGCCCAGCGCGCCCGTGGACTTCACGGGCTTCGACATGACCACCGGGGCGGCCGAACGCTACGCGGGCGGCATCACGGCCTCCTCGGGGACCAACACCCGCGCCGTGCACGCGGCCGCCGTGGACCCCAACGCGCGCCCCGACGGCGCGCAGGGAGCAGCGAGCCAGGCCCGCCCCGTGCGCCTGCCCGCCCGCAACTGGCGCTGCGCCTGGCCCACCGAAGCCGACTCGCTGGGCATCGACGCCCAGACCGTCGTCCTGCGCGCCGTCGTGGGCGCCGACGGGCGCGCCCTCTCCGTGGACATCCTCGCCGACCCGGGGCACGGCTTCGGCGCCGCCGCCCTCCCCTGCGCCCGGAACGCGCGCTTCGAAGCCGCGCTGGACGCGTCGGGCCAGCCGTACGTGGCCACCTCCCCGCCCATCCGGGTGCGCTTCACGCGCTGACCGGCTCGTACCCCCACCTGCGAGGTGTCACTCGACGGGCGCGTCCTCGGGCGGCAGCAGGAAGGCGGTGACGGCATGCACGGTCAACGCCGTGGAGACTTGGTCGCACATGCCCAGCTCGTTGGGGTTGAGGTCCGCCAAGCGCGTCAGCGCGAGTGTGGCGATGGGCTCCACGTCCTGACCCCCGGGGATCATGCGGATGAGGTCGTCGATGAGCGTCCGCGTGGGGAGCCCGCCGCCAAGGAGGCCGTCGACTTCGCCGTTCTCTGCGTCGAAGTCGAGGGACAACTGCCCCGAGAAGATGGGCAGGTCGAAGCGCTGGTCCAGGATGGACACCGGCAGGACCGTCTCGAATCCGACGACGTCCACGTGGCCGTCGACCACCCGGACGTTGCGAACCTCGACCGACGTCGTCCCAGGCTTGATGTCGAAGGACTGTCCCGGCACCAAGCGACCGTCGTTCCCGACGTCGGTGGGTCCCTCGCCGAAGTGGATTCGCACCGTCACGTCGTTGTCGTTTTCGAAGCTGTCGAGCCCCTCGAACTCGAGCAACACGAGCAGCGACCCTTCGTTGATGGCGCCCTGGACGAGCGCCTCCGGGTCGCCGCCGAACAGCCCCAAGACCGCCCCGAACAACGACACCTGGTTGTCGATCCCTGGCGTTCCGTCGGGTGCGGTGAAGTCGATCTTGTTGCACGTCTCGAGAGACGGCTCGTCATCGACGCGGCCGTCCAGGTTCAGCCCGATGACCGAGCCGTCCGGCTCGGCGGTCGAGATGAGCGACACCTCGGTCATCACGAACGCATAGTTCGGGGGATCGATGGTGGCCTCGCTGCACGAACCTGCGAGCAGCGAGAGGCAGCACAGCGCGAGGGGTGCACGGAGCGCTCGCGCGCTCGCGCGCAGGCGACCAGCGCCGTGGCGGGTCTGGTCGCCGTCAGCTCCGTGGCTACCCAGGGCTGCGCTGTTCTGTTGGCCGATGTCGCTGTCGCTCATGGGGGAAGCTTGGTAGGTCCGGACGTGGTTCGTCAACGTCGTCGTCTGCCCGACCGCCACGCGCCCTGAAGCCTCCTTGTTGGCGCAGACTTCGCTGACTGTGCTAGGCATGCGTCCAGGTGGAGGCGCACGCGCTGGCGGTTCCGCGAAGGAGGTGAGTTCGTGGTTCGTATGCTCGTAGTGTCGCTGTCGCTCCTCGCGTCCGGGTGCGCCAACTCCCACACCATCGACGGGGGCACCGACCCCGCCGACGGGGGCACCGAGCGCACCGATGCGGGCGCAGAGCCCACCGACGGGGGCACGTTGGACGCCTTCGGGGGCGCCTGCACCGTTCCTTCGCTGCCATGCCCCGCATGCCTCGCGGACGACTCGGCCGGTTGGTGCTGGGCCGCGGTCAGCACACTACGTACCAGATATCAGCCGTGCGCGGCTGACGGCACGTGCAACACGACTGTCGTCGTGTGCCCGCACGGGCCCTGTCTCAGGGCGGAGCCGCACGGCGGGACCGAGTGCCGCTACTTCTCTATTCGAGATGGCCTCCCGTGCCTCGGCGAGTCGTCGAGTCCCCACACATGCGCGGCGGGCGCCTGTGTGCCCACCACGAGCATGTAGCCGTTCTCCGAGACGACCGTTGTCGCGCGACGAGCGGAGACTGTGGCGGGACGTCGGCGACGGTCAGTCGAGAGCGGGTAGCCCGAGGCGAGACCGGGTCGCGCCGTCAAGCACGGACAGCACCGTCTCTTCCGGCGTGAGCAGGAGGTCCCGCGAGCCGCGGTGTTCGCGTTGGGTGGCGACGAAGTCGGTCACATCCTGGATCTCGCGAACCCACGACTCAGCGTATGCACGTGTGGCGACGCCGCGGAGCCCCAGCTGGATGGCGCGCCGCTCGAGGGGAGCGCCGCTGGGCCCGTGGTCGGGGTCCCACTGCAGTCGCACGTCCGAACGCTTCACCGCGTGCTGCCACGCCTCACGGGTTGCGTAGGTGTCTCGGTCGTACTGACTGGGGACGGCGCACGCGAGGATCTGCTCCTCGAACGCCGAGCGGTCGAGCCAGATGGCGAGGACGCGCTCCTGGTCGGCCTTCGTGGCCCAGCCACAGCGGTACATCATCCAGAGGAAGTTGGGCTTGATCCACGTCATGCGCTCCGCACTCCACGGCCCTCCGAGGCGCTGATGCGTCACGGCGTAGTCCGCGATGTCGCGGCGAAAGGCCTGATACACGACGACATGATGCTCGTCGTGCTGCGCGAGGATGTGCCGGCCGCGCGCGGGCCAGGCCGCTTGTTGGGTGTGCCAGTGGGTCGTCCTCAGCTCCATGCGCTCTAGTCGAGGCACTGACCGCCGATGCGCAGCACGGTGCCGTACGACGTGGCGAAGGTGGTCCCCACAACCAAGGCCGTGAGACCGACCCCCCGCGCCCACGGCGCCCTGAAGAGCGCCTGGCGCTCGAGCAGCGTGGTCCGCGGCACGTTTCGCATGCGGCGCGCACGCAAGACCGAGCCGACGATGGCGATGGCTGTCCCCACCCCGAGTGCGATGAAGGCCCCGGCCCCCGGCGTGATTCGGGACCCGCGCCCGCTCTCGAAGCGCCGGCAGTTGACGGGGGCGACCGCGAAGCTGATGGCGGGCACCGTGCTGGCGATGACGAGCCAGCCCGTCACCTCCAAGTTGAGCGCGCAGCGGCGCGCTCGGCGTCAGCTGCCTCTTCGGCGCTCGTCTGAGCGTCGACGCGGGTGCAGACCGACATCACCCCCAGCAGTACACCGAGACGTATCCCGAGGCGGTGGCCAGGAGCGCTCGTACGCCAGAGCGTGTTCGCCGCGCAACCGCGTGCGAGCGCCGCTGCCCGTTCGGTGCACCCGTGGGTCGTCCTCAGCTCCATGCGCGGCATGGTAGCGAAAATCGCGGCACGCGCACGCACATTGGTCACACCCGCCGACGACACCGTAGCGCCGCGGAGCCGTCAACCGCCCGTGTCGTCGATGAACCCCGCCTCGCCCCCGCCGCGCGCGTACATCTCGAGCAGCCACGCCTCGGCGTCCTCACGCTTCGTGAACGCGCGCGTCGGGCACGGCGGGCTCGCGGCCCACAGGATGGCCGTCAACATGTGCCGGTGCAGCGAGGAGTCGAGCAGCACGGCGTACGCGACCAGCAGCTCGCGCACGTCCGCCTCACGACTGCGGAACCACGCCACGAAGCGCTGGCGACGCGCCGCGTCGGGGCGCGTCCCGCGCAGGTCGTGCAGCGTGACGTGGCGCTTCTTCATGGCGAGCGCCCGCTCGAACGCCTCGAACAAGCTCTCCACGTCGATGGCCTCCGGGGGCGCACCCGCGGGTGCAGACACCACTACCAGCGGAAAGCGCGTGAGGTCCGCGCGGTGTCGGAACGTGGCGGTACCCGTGGGTGGCACGGTGCGAGGCGGTGGGGTCATGATTCGCAGATGGACCCGTACGACGTTCGGGCTCCACCTCGAGCGCGTCTGGGCATGCCAAGCCTACACCGCATGCGGCCGGGCGACACGCGACGGCGCGGATGTCGCCGTCGCGGATGCGTGTACTACATGGGGCCTCCCATGCCAGACCCCTGCATGCTGCAGACGCTGGCCGAGCTCGAGCGCACGATGATGGTCTTCGAGGCCAGCATCGCGCCGTCGGTCATCTGGGCGACGTCGCACACGTAGGGCGAGGGGTCGTCCTCCCCGCCGACGACGCCGTCGGTGGCGACGGTCGTGTCCGGTTGCCCGTAGTCGGCGTAGAGCGGCTCGCTCTGGAAGATCGAGGCGACCAGGGCGTCGCTGAAGAACAGCTGGGAGACCAGCGTGGCCGCCGCCCCGTCTGCAGCGTCGTAGGTCCCCGTCATGATGCGGAAGTGGATGTGGACGCAGCGCCCGGAGTACCAGCCCGGGAAGACCGTATCGAAGTCCACGCGCCCGTCGGCGCTCGTCCGCTGATAGCCGCGGAAGTAGCCGGCCTGACGGTCGACCTCGTCTTCGTTGCATGCGGCGTTGATCTGCCCGGAGTACACGCCGCGGTAGTTGGTGTGCCAGATCTCCACGATGGCGTCCTCCAGGGGCTGGCACGCCTCGTCCAGCACGCGGAGCGCGAGGCGCACGGGGATGCCGTCCCATCCGTCGCTCACGTCGGCACGCTCGGGCGAGGTCGTGTGGCAAGGGCCGATGGTGGCCTGGCAGGTCATCACGCACGCGGAGGCCGCCGCCGTGAAGGGGTCGGGGTAGCTCGCCGCGTCGGTCATCGCGGCGGTGCCGCCCGTCGCCCAGGTCCCGAAGGACGCGGCGCCATCCTGAGGGGTCGAGGAGTCCGAGCCCGAGCCACCACCGTCGGGCTCGTCGTGGCTGACGGCGCACCCGAGCGTGGAGAGCAGGGGCACGGCCGCGACACCGGCGCCGATGCGGCGGAGGGCTTCACGGCGGGTGATGCGGAGAGGGGCGTGGCGAGTCATGCGGGCGGTCCTTTCGAGAGGCGAATCCATGACCACCACGCTGCCGCGCCCACGTGCTGCTCCCGTTGCGCGCATGTTGCGGAATGTTTCCGTCCTTCCCAACGCGCACGCGCCCGGCCATGGTGGAGACGTGACCGACGCCACCGGCAGCGATCTCTCGGTCGTCCTCGTCGAGGACGACGAACGCCTCGCGACGTTGACGGCACGCTACCTGCGCTCTCACGGCGTGCTGGTGCACGTCGTCACGCGCGGAGACGCGGCCGAGCGTGAGGTCCTCGCCCTGCGGCCAGACGTGGTCCTGCTCGACCTGAGCCTGCCTGGAGTAGATGGCCTCGAGGTGTGTCGACGGCTACGGCAGAAGGTCGACACGCCGATCGTCATGGTCACGGCGCGCGACGAGGAGGTCGACCGGGTGCTGGGGCTCGAGGGCGGGGCCGACGACTACGTGACGAAGCCGTTCTCGCCGCGCGAGCTGCTGGCCCGCGTCCGCGCCCAAGCGCGGAGGGCCCGCGGCAAGGTCGGACCAGGGCCGGCGAGGATTCGGGTCGGCGCCCTCGAGGTGGACACGGGGACGCGCAGCGCGAGCTTGTCGGGTCAGGAGATCACACTGACCACCTACGAGTTCGACCTGCTGCGTGCGCTGGCGGAACGCGCCGGGAGGGTCCTCACCCGCGAGACGCTGATGACCCTGGTGCGCGGCGCCCCTGACGAGGCCTTCGAGCGGACGGTGGACGTACA from Sandaracinaceae bacterium carries:
- a CDS encoding response regulator transcription factor gives rise to the protein MLRNVSVLPNAHAPGHGGDVTDATGSDLSVVLVEDDERLATLTARYLRSHGVLVHVVTRGDAAEREVLALRPDVVLLDLSLPGVDGLEVCRRLRQKVDTPIVMVTARDEEVDRVLGLEGGADDYVTKPFSPRELLARVRAQARRARGKVGPGPARIRVGALEVDTGTRSASLSGQEITLTTYEFDLLRALAERAGRVLTRETLMTLVRGAPDEAFERTVDVHVSRLRQKLGDDPRNPRWLKTIRGVGYALVDGADGAG
- a CDS encoding MotA/TolQ/ExbB proton channel family protein — encoded protein: MSTVETIKEFFVHSGAEWVLWLLFALSCLSLGVALERFILFRQKSDDLRGLVGTLDAHLRAGAHQAALAELNASRSVGASVAAAGLRLASRGARAAEKGMESALAIERKGLEARLSFLGTLGNNAPFIGLFGTVIGVILAFEALGQAGAVSGTADSQVASAAVMSAIAEALVATAVGIAVALPAVAFNNYFHQRLTAMLTDAEALACLVVAYLEDAAAQGAAPEGAE
- the mxcH gene encoding TonB-dependent siderophore myxochelin receptor MxcH, translated to MAALTVGLSLLSPRAPAPALAQGTPSQAAPEAAPETTEEAPAPAPDEQAPAAAPEPAVVPPRLIQFVEADYPPEALAAGVAGRVVLRLTIDAEGTVTEAEIMVPMGHGLSEAAQAAALRFRFEPARQHGVTVASRILYAYEFTLPAAPEVGDVRGQVQLPGTAAQAAVGVSVTLRTAEGHAYHTRTDTEGAFRFDALPVGEYQLEAHGDGLGHAELSVFVAAGEPATPSLRLLRDEHEAPIEVTVRGASEAQRMRESAQAVHVIETEQAQQQTADLGEVLARSQGIGVRRGGGLGSGTRFSLNGLTDDQIRFFVDGVPLEFAGYPFGISNIPVNLVERVEVYRGVVPIRFGADALGGAVNLVSQTEVEGSHVAASYQAGSFGTHRLSLGGHHLHAPSGFFTRVGAFLDYAENDYPVDVAVPDSSGRPIPARAHRFHDGYRARGANLELGFVDRPWADRLLLRAFVTDYDKELQNNVVMTVPYGDVTYGEVTTGASLRFEHRLSERVSLDAVAGYAYTSATFVDVGTCVYNWFGQCVRERRQAGEIETPGRDQRRWEHNAFARANVQYRPRLGHTLRLSLSPTYATRTGHDRQQTNPDARDPLTAERRLTTLVTGLEYEADLLDERFEGVLFVKDYVQRTRSEEAIPGGTFRRYDRDTHRVGFGSALRYRFAEWLYAKGSYEWATRLPRPDEIFGDGVLVIANLELRPEQSHNVNLGLTLNVEESPAGAFRADVNLFLRRASELIVLLGNDRTFSYENVFGARSMGVEASAGWTSPGEYVVLDGNVTYVDMRNTSRNGTFGDFAGDRIPNRPYLFANGTARLQVRGVAAPNDELALTWSTRYVHAFFRGWESVGLRDFKQVIEAQVLHSLGLVYVVRGDVATVSFTGEVQNLTDAPAFDFFGVQRPGRAFYFKTTAEF
- a CDS encoding biopolymer transporter ExbD, which codes for MAGMGPSRGGSIEGINVTPLVDIVLVLLIIFIVTAKFVVTPAVPLDLPQASQSEEVQTVLAVTLTADGAVSVDGQALDDAGLAARARAALAEDGAVRAVIHADGDARHRRVVAVLDTLKANGVTRVAFATVRPAADEHASVRPPEGAPSTGSPESEERAATDARVGEDAP
- a CDS encoding intradiol ring-cleavage dioxygenase; the protein is MTRHAPLRITRREALRRIGAGVAAVPLLSTLGCAVSHDEPDGGGSGSDSSTPQDGAASFGTWATGGTAAMTDAASYPDPFTAAASACVMTCQATIGPCHTTSPERADVSDGWDGIPVRLALRVLDEACQPLEDAIVEIWHTNYRGVYSGQINAACNEDEVDRQAGYFRGYQRTSADGRVDFDTVFPGWYSGRCVHIHFRIMTGTYDAADGAAATLVSQLFFSDALVASIFQSEPLYADYGQPDTTVATDGVVGGEDDPSPYVCDVAQMTDGAMLASKTIIVRSSSASVCSMQGSGMGGPM
- a CDS encoding DUF4291 domain-containing protein; its protein translation is MELRTTHWHTQQAAWPARGRHILAQHDEHHVVVYQAFRRDIADYAVTHQRLGGPWSAERMTWIKPNFLWMMYRCGWATKADQERVLAIWLDRSAFEEQILACAVPSQYDRDTYATREAWQHAVKRSDVRLQWDPDHGPSGAPLERRAIQLGLRGVATRAYAESWVREIQDVTDFVATQREHRGSRDLLLTPEETVLSVLDGATRSRLGLPALD
- a CDS encoding energy transducer TonB, producing MTPGGIAWELPDLRGAGRASALRGAGALCLMAAYASALSVLPRSRAEPPATLSAPLVMTEQEIDLAPAPLEPEPEPPPPHEPESAPEPSPVAAPTARAAAAPAPSASAPSEPSGNPPPPAQAASVVAAEAPSAPVDFTGFDMTTGAAERYAGGITASSGTNTRAVHAAAVDPNARPDGAQGAASQARPVRLPARNWRCAWPTEADSLGIDAQTVVLRAVVGADGRALSVDILADPGHGFGAAALPCARNARFEAALDASGQPYVATSPPIRVRFTR